CATTGCAAAAGGCGAACAACATTGCCTCCAATCCCAACGACCAGCAAGCGGATGCCTTGGCCCGCCCGACAAATCCTTACACCGATATGACATTTGGCATGGGTAAACGGGGATATCCGGCGATTAGCATGACACACTATGCCGCGCGGATGTATTGCATTTGGCTATCGATTAAAACCGGCAGGTACTATCGACTGCCCACCGAGGCGGAATGGGAATACGCCTGCCGTGCGGGGACAACCACGGCGTACTCGTTCGGCGATGATCCGGCGGAGCTGGATGATTACGCTTGGTACGTGGACAACAGCGAAGAGACCTACCATAAAGTGGGCAAGAAAAAACCGAATCCGTGGGGCCTGCATGACATGCATGGCAATGTCAGCGAGTGGTGCCTGGATCAATATGACGCCGATCGCTATCGCCAATTGACCGGCCCGGCGGCAATTAATCCGCTGTTGCCGACGACCAAGCTATACCCCCATGTGTCGCGCGGGGGGGCCTGGACCGATGACCCGGTATTATTGCGCAGCGCGGCCCGGTTGGCGTCGCACCCCGACTGGAAAGATCAAGACCCGCAAATCCCCCGCAGCGTTTGGTATCATACCGACGCACAGTTTAGCGGGTTTCGCGTGGTGCGACCGCTGACGGAACCGACGGCGGAGGAAAAGAAAGCCCTGTGGAATCTAGGGATCGATGTCGAAGCGGTCAACGCCAAGGTGCAGTATCCCTGCATCGGCATGCCACAAAAGGAGGAAGAAGAGTGAGTAACAATTAAGAATTAAAAATGAAGAATTAAAAATTGATATTCAAACATCAATCAGCGTTATTTCCCGTCCAGGATTTTAGAGCTTTTAAAGATTCTCGCTTGCTTATCGCGTTTTTTCCGGTCGATCATAGCTGGAGTGTTATTCGAAGAGCTTGATCAACCAACGTCATATCCGGTATTTTTCCTAATGTACGAATGAGATGTGTATGCAAGATGGTCCTAAGATTATCGGTCATAATAATAGAGTCCGTTAAAAGTCCGCTTACATTGCCAGGAAATCCTGAAAGCGGAATAAATACCCGACATGGATGATTCGCACGTGTCAAGTTACTTGTTATCATTGCCACGACTAGTTGCGGTAACCCAGTCCGCAATTCATTTGCTTGTACAACCAATACGGGGCGGGGCTTGGCTGTTACTAAATTTGAGTCGGGGTATAAAGCCAAAGTAATATCACCGCGTTTATAAGTCATTGTAACAATCCATTTCCGGCTGATCCCAGTCAACGGCTGCCGCACCGAAACCATAGCGTAATTCAGCGGCTTGAGCCGCATCCACCCCCATTGAGCTTAGGTCTATTGGCCCAGGCCGTGATTCAGCTGGTTCTAAAATGGTCTCTGGATCTAAAAAAGTTACAATCACCCGCGATTCCTGCACATTATCGGGCTTTTGAAGCAACTCGATTTTGCCATTTCGGAAAATTCCTTCGACGGATGTAAGCATGTTAATACTTTACAGATAAATCAAGTCTGATCATTACCCCCCCAATTTTACCCTAGGCGATATTTCTTGTTTACGCAAGACGCAAAGTTAAATCAGACTGCCTCGGATTGTCAACCTGCGTCTTCTCCATCCGTTTTTGACGGCATATTTGATAAAATCTCAGGAATTCTGCTTGCTAGCATTGCGTTTGAACGGCAAAATTGATTTTCGGGGAGTAAAAATGCTTCATTTCGCCGACGTGATCAAGGTGTTTACAATTACGGCATGCTCCGCGATTTCCAGAGCATTTGTGACTAGCCCTAAGCTGGATATATTCCGCACATAGCCGAATACACGGACGTAACAATATTTATCAACCCAACATCCCAATACAAGTTTTTTTCCATCACACAGGAGCACCTATCGTGAGTCAGCCTTCCCACCAGTCCCAATCCCGCCTCATCACCCCCCGCCGCGATTTCCTGAAAGCCGGCTCCGTCATTACCGCCGGTAGCGTGCTGGCAGGTGTTTCCACTGCGGCCCGCTTCGCCCACGCGGCGGATGGCTCAGACATCAAATTGGCCCTCATCGGTTGTGGCGGACGGGGGACCGGCGCCGCCAGCGACATGCTCAGCACCACCCATCCGGTTAAATTGTGGGCGATGGCCGATATGTTTTCCGACCGGTTGCAGGGAGCATATAACTCGCTGAGCGGCGAGTTCCAGGAAAAAGTCAACGTGCCAGAGGATCGCCGGTTCACGGGCTTTGACGCTTACAAACAAGCGATCGACAGCGGCGTCGATATTGTGATTTTGGCAACGCCGCCGGGCTTTCGGCCGATCCACTTTGAACACGCGGTCAAGGCCAACAAGCACGTCTTTATGGAAAAGCCCGTCGCCACCGATCCCGCTGGCGTGCGCAAGGTGCTGGCCGCCGCCGCCGAGGCCAAATCCAAAAAGTTGGGCGTGGGGGTCGGCCTGCAACGCCGCCACCAACAAGGTTACATCGAAACAATCTCGCGCCTGCAAGAAGGGGCCATTGGCGATATCGTTTGCACACGCGTGTACTGGAATGGCGAAACCCCTTGGGTTAACCGCCGCGAGGACCTGGAACGCCAAAAGGGGGGCAAACTGACCGAAATGGAATACCAACTGCGCAACTGGTATTACTTTGTGTGGATTTGCGGCGATCACATTGACGAGCAGCACATTCATAATCTGGACGTGAGCAACTGGCTAAAGAATGCCGCGCCGGTCAAGGCCAACGGCATGGGGGGTTGCCAGGTTCGCAAAGGAAAGGACTATGGCGAGACCTTTGACCACCACTGTGTCGAATTTGAATATGCCGACGGCACCAAGATGTTCAGCCAGTGCCGCCACATTCCGGGCTGCTGGAATAGCGTGAGCGAGTTTGCCCATGGCACGGCCGGGTCATGCAATATCGGCGGGCACGATATCAAGAGCAAAAGCGGCAACTGGCATTACGACCAAAAGGCCGCCAAAAAGGGTACTCCCGGCAACCCGTATCGGATCGAGCACCAGGATTTGCTGGATAGCATCACCTCGGGCAATCCGTACAACGAAGGGGAATACGGCGCCATGAGCACCATGACCGCCATCCTGGGCCGTATGGCGACCTACTCTGGCCAGGAATTGACCATGGACGCCGCGCTCAATTCCCAGATTGACCTAATGCCCAAGGAATTCAGCCTGACGGCCAATCCCCCCAGCATGCCGGGTCCGGACGGGATGTACAACATTCCTATGCCAGGCAAAACCAAGGTGGTGTAGGCTCTAGAGAGGCATTCCAACCCCTTCATCGAATGTTGAAAATTTAGGACAACAGGCGGACGGAAATAAGAAATTCCGCTCCGCCTGATTTATTTCGGAAGTTCATTTTTGAATACATCGAGTAATAATTGCTGTGGGTAATTAGCCAATGTATCCACCTTACTTTCTACATGAAAGTAATATCCCTGGATTTGGAAATACGCTATGAAAACAAATTTGGTTGCCACGCTTGATGACCTTGCCCAACTGTCTGAACACCAAAAGGCGGAACTGATAAACGGAGAATTGGTGCTGATGTCTCCCACAGGTGGAATGCCGGGGTATGCTGCGGGTGAAATCTTTGCCAGCTTGCGGGAATATGCCAAACTTACTAGGTCCGGTCATGCCCTGGCCGATAACATGGGCTTTGTGGTGAACTTGCCCCATCGGCGTTCGTTCAGTCCCGTTGCGGCATATTACGTTGGGAAACTTACGATGAATTTTTTGGTAGGAGCGCCAAGCTTTGCCGTGGAAGTGCGTAGCGACTGCGATTATGGCACGGAAGCGGAACGCGCAATGGCTGAAAAACGGGCGGATTATTTTGCGGCGGGAACAGCCGTGGTGTGGGATGTCGATTTATTAGGTCCGGAAACTATCCGTGTGTATCGTGCGAGTAACCCCTACCAGCCCACTGTCTTTTATCGGGGCGACATAGCCGATGCCGAACCCGCGCTCCCTGGCTGGCGATTTGCGGTGGATGAGTTGTTTGTGTAAATGATTTCGCCTACCAGCTATTGCCAATCAAGGTGAGGAGGGCTACTAAAGCAAAGTACGTCAAGAGACTCAAGACTGAGACAATGATCCCCAAAAACCATTTTCCGAAAGTTGGCAACTTTGATCTAGCAAGTAGCAAATTGACATTAAAGCCGATAACACCCACAACCGTTCCCAGTACCTTATCTAACATGATGAGCAACAAGGGAAGGCCCCAGAAAAGTATCTCATACCACTGCAATCGTTTTACGGCTCCATAAGAAACGCCTTCGATAACAATTCGCGGTACATCTAACATTGCAAAAAAATCTTGTTCCCACTTTGCTGTGTATTTTTTACCCGCACTGGATTCCAACAAAAATCCTCCGTTTTTGGTTTCCTTCGCCATTGGTTGGTTGTTTACAAATAACTCGGGACCAGTGAACCACTTTCCCCGTTCAATTTCAACCACGTCATTTTCAAAACCAGGAATATGCAGTCTATATCGCATGTTGATACGCCCGATTACTGTGCGGAAATTCACCTTACACAACCTTGAACCTAACTAACTTATCAAAGTCAGCCAACTATAAAAGCCCTGGCAATCTGCGCAATCTAGCTAAACCCTGGCGCGTATTCCGCTTATGCTCATATTAACGGACCTAACGCTCCGAGAATCTCTTACGAAGCGGTAAGGTGTGCTGGATTTGCCGAATTTGCGGCAGACAACGCGGGGACTTGTGGAAAATCTATCGCGATTTGACCCAGTTGCGATATTAAATTCCCTGTCCAGCCCGCGCACAGGCTTACCCTTATAGCCAGCTTGCTAGCAAAAATCGTCTAGCATGGCTCTTATCCACAATTTGCTCGGACCCTGTTGGGAGGAATTATGTCCTGGTCCCGTTTTCGGCTTTCCGCCGCGATTAGTCTGTCGCTGTTAACCGGTACTTGGCTGGGGGCGTGTTGCGCTCCCGCAACGGCGCAGGCCGCCATTGGTGAAGCGAGCGTCGGCGACAGCGAGGATTTTGCCCAGGCAGGGCAACCCCCCGCGCCTTTGACCGATGCCGTCGACGAAGAACAGCCTGTTCCTTTCGCCTTGCCTGGTACGAAACGCCAAGCTCAAGTTGCACCCGTCCCCTCAGCCGCGGCGGGCACGATATCCGCGCCAACCACAGTAGCCCCCGTAAATCCCCCGGCCGCGGAGACTAATGCTTCGGTGGATTATGACCCTAGCGCCTCTTCCTGCACCGATGCTGGCTGTACCGCCGCTCCCACTTGCACTAGTGAACCAACTTGTACCAGCGAGCCTTATTGCGACACTTGCGGCCCTAGCGGCTGCGAACTGGAATGCCCCGAACCAGAAGACCCCTGGCGTCTCTTTGGTCATTGTTGCTGCCTCAAAGACCACGGCCTGGATATCCGCGGTTGGGCGGCGGGTGGTATTTTTACCAATTTTGACACACCCGCCAGCAACTTTAATGGGCCCGTGACATTCAACGACCGCGACGCCGAATTTCAACTCAATCAACTCTATATGATCGGCGAGAAGACCATCGACACCAGCGAATCGGGCTGGGATCTGGGGGGTCGTGTCGATCTGCTGTACGGCACGGATTACCGCTACAATATCGCCCGCGGTTTTAGCGCGCGTGATAATTTTACCTCCAAGTGGGAATCCGGCCGCTTTTATGGCCTGGATGTGCCGCAGTTTTATGGCGAACTTGGCGTACAAGACCTTAGCGTCAAAGTTGGCCGTTTTTACACCATCATTGGCTTTCAGGTGGTCACCGCGCCGGACAACTTCTTTTACAGCATTCCCTATACATTCCAATACGGCGAGCCCTTCACCCATACCGGAGCCTTGGCCACCTGGACGCCAAATGAACAGCTGTCGTTGATGGCGGGGGTAACGAACGGCTGGGACAATTTTGAGGATGTGCTGGGTCACCAGTCACTGCTGTATGGGGCTACATTTACCAGCAGCGATAGCCATGACAAACTCGCCTTTGCCATGCATATCGGCAAGGACGAAACCACTTTTGGCAACCCCGACGGCAACCTGGGCCAACGCTGGGTTTATAGCGTGGTCTACACCCGCGTTATTACCGATCGCCTATCCTATGTCGCCCAGCATGACAATGGCCGCCAGGATAACTATAATAACACCGGCGAGGTGGGGCACTGGTATGGCGTGAATCAATATTTATTTTACAAAATCAATTGCTGCTGGACCGCCGGTCTGCGGGCGGAATGGTTTCGCGACGATGACGGATTTCGCGTGGCGGCCCCCGGTGATTACGCCGCCCTGGGCATGAGCAATAATCCCGCCTCTGCGGGAGGTTGGGCGGGCAACTTTTATGATGTCGCGCTAGGTCTGAACTGGAAGCCAACTAGCAACCTGACCGTCCGGCCGGAGATCCGCTATGATTGGTATGACGGCCCGGATAACGCTGGCGGCAATGAGCCTTTCGAAGACGGAGCCGACAACCAACAGTGGCTGGCGGGCTTTGACATTATTTATCTGTACTAAAGCTTCGGCATTTTTTGCCCCCTCATCAAAACGCTTTTCGACAGTGTGCTCGTTAGTTTTTGAACGGGCATTGTTGATACCTGGCAACGCTTTGTGGATCTCCCGCACGATCCACAAAGCGTTTTTTTGGCTTTATAGAACGGCCACGCCAGCGGTTTGCACACATTTTCTACACGACTTGCTAATCGGGTTAGCTACTGCTTGTCTCTTTAATGGCAGAGAGTCTCAAATTATTTGCTTAACGCCATTTAAAAATTTCCCTAAACCCATTCAAATTTTGGACTTGCGCAAATCAACAATAATTCGCCAAGCGTCCTTTAGCTTGGTTGGCACAGTGATTGCGTTACTAAATAGCCGTGATAGCAGAAACAACTAGGGTTTAAAAACAACCCTGATCTGCACCCCAAAATATTATTCAGACGCGTGTGTGGGGGGTGTCACGAACTGTTTACAGAAGAAGAGTTGGGCCTTCTTCTGACAGTCCTTCGGGATTGGGCCAGTTCGTGACACCCTGTTTTTTGCAAGAGGCGGTCGATTGTGTCAGGCCCGACATGCTTACCCCCCCAATCCAGGTGACTCTTTGTGTGACCGTAAGGATGCCCCAACGGCTTGGGAGGGTGCTCCGCCTAACCCCCCAGGCCGGGGCGTCTTTTTTCTGTAGTTGAGATCTCTTAACACCGGTTAGGTCAGTTACTACTGCACCATTCCTGTTGTTTTATCTTTCAGCTTCATCGCGGAAGCGAAATGGTTTACCATAATAGATGTTCGCACCGGGCAATATTTGCCTTGGGGGGCAGCTATTTCTTCTGAACCATTGTTGACGGCTAAACATTCGCATGAAACTGATTCTTGCCATCATTCAACCCAGCCGCCTAGAGGCTGTCAAAACCGCCCTGACCGAAGTCGAGGTCTTTCGGCTGACAATTATGGATGTACAGGGTTTTGGCCGCCAAAAAGGGCACGCCGAAGTCTTTCGCGGACATGAGATCTCCGTCAATCTGGTCCGCAAAGTGCAACTCATGATTGCGGTTAATGATGACTTTGTGGAGCCAACGATCGAAGCCATCATCAAAGGGGGGCGCACCGGCAAGCAGGGGGAAATAGGCGATGGCAAAATTTTTGTCCTGCCGCTTGAGGACTGCATTCGCATCCGCACCGGCGAACGGGGAGGCGAAGCGATTTAATCGCCATTGCTGTTACGCCAGCATGGTATTCCAACGCTTGATCGACTTATCAAAGCGAACATTCGGGGGTGATATTTTCGTCAATTTCCCCCAGGGCCACGCTAGCACATAGGTGTTTTCCCGCTTGGTAACCGAAGATTTTACCTAAAGCAATTAAGTCGATTCCCCCGCAAAGCCGATGCAAACAACAGAGTGACTGTCCGGGGCATTTGCCCTGTTTCTTGTTTAACCGGTTTCCGCACAAGGACGTGTTATGCAGCGGTTTACGGCGACTTTGTTGATCGGATTAGCAATCACCCCCGCACTGGTTCAGGCCCAACAGCCCGCGGATCAACTGCCGATTAAGCCGACTATCTCCAGCGGCAGCAGCACGGTGGAAGTGACTCCCACCCCGGAAATGTGGTTTTATGACCAGGAACGCCGTCGGCAAGAAAATCCTGTTATTCAGTCGCAATTGCGGGCGATGCAAATCGCCGAAGCCCGCCAAGCGCGGTTAACCGCCTTGCGCTGGTTTGGGTATTCAAACTCCCGTCCCCGCGCCGGGACCGATCCCGTGCATGGCAGCTATGCTCCGCGCTGGGTGGGGAATGGCGAAGTTCCCGGTGAATGGCGCGGAGTCAACGCCGCTGGTCAACCAAACATTGGCGGTTTGTGGCTGTATGACCTGCCCCGTCGGCATTATTAAACCACATGCGGGCGGGTGGACATGGCGAGCAAATATTGTTGCTTTAAGGAATGAAAAATCTGCCACCCAGGTAAACCAAAGTTACCCGCCATGGCGGCGAAGGAGAAAATGCCAGAATTGCCACAAGATAAGCTCTGCCGTGGGTGGCAGGATGGGAAAAAGTAATAGAGCCGGGCGAGAAGCGAAATAAATGCTAAAAATAATGCGGCTGTGTGCGATTGATAAAGCCAGCCGTAAGTTCAAAAACCATACGAATATCAGACTGTTGTTACGCTAAACGCGGATAGCGACAACGTGCAAAAGAGTGGCCGCCCGGGGACTCGAATTACCCCAGAAAATGCGGCAAATTCTCATAGTTCCCCCTCAGGTAGCGCACAAGGTAGCGCACTTGCTACTATCTCCCCCGAAATTTGCGATAGCGATCTAGCAGACCTGATCCGCCAGTTAGTGGCCGTCTGGCCGTCCCTCGATTCAACCGCCAAGGATTCTATTCGTGGCGTCCTGGCCGATCTGTCTCCCTCTCGCGCCGTCCCGGCAGATAGGCGGGTGCGCGGAAAGCACTAGCAGATTTTCAGTTTTCTGGATTTTTATTTGACCCCCCGATTAGGAGATTTTTCAATGAGCAGTTATCTGGCCCAGTGGAATGACAAGGTTACCGAATTAGCCAAGAGCCGTTTTAACGGCGACCGTGCCAAGGCAACTAGTTGGCTAGTTAAGAACGATGCAAAGCTTCACGCCCTGATGCTGGCAGAGGGTAACGGCGGCAACGCCCAAAAGGCAATGGCATACGCCAACAGCAAGTGACAACCCAGGGGCTTGCCCGCCACTTTGGCCAGCGGCCCCACAATTTTGAATCAACCCCCAAATTTTAGGAGATTTTTCAATGACAACGTTTTTAGAAACCCCCCGCGCAATTTGTCTGGCCAGCATTGGCCGGGAACGGCTAGCCAGTCTGCGAAAGCTACTGTCCCCAGGCGAAATTAGTTGTTTGATTTGCGTGCCGAACAGGCAGCAAACTAACTTGCTCCCGGTGACGATGCAACTAATCAACCTCATCGACGAAAGCACGTTGTTTGTCGGCGACCTGGACCCCAAGAAACTGGCGGATTGTGCGAGCGTGAACGGAGCGGACCTGCGGAGATTGTACCACGTCGATTCGCTTAACTGCGATGACCTGGAATGTTTCGCCGACCAATTCCAACAGGTGATTTTGTGGCTCCCGCCAAACTCGCAACGCGGCCATGAAACTTTGCAACTGGCTCAGAAGCTTGCATCGGCGGGTGCGGGGGGTTTGGTTTGCGGCTACGCGACTGTTTCAACCGACCGGCACATGCAAACTATCGCACGCTCGCCGATAGCTGGCATCACCGAACAGGCGGCAAGAACGTGGCTCTTGTGCGATCCCACACGAAGCCGAACCCAGGTTATTCAACCGAAAGTTGACCCCGAATGTGATCGGGGGTTTGCCGTCGTCATCGATGGGGACAAAGCCACAATCGGCGACCAGTTGCCAGCGGGACACAACGCACTAGGTAGCGTCCGGTTTTCGGATAGGGGGTGCAATCATGAATGACTACCGCGAAAGCCGACACATGCCAACGCCAGCGGCCAACAGTTGGCACAAGCCAAGCCCCCCGCCGTTCAGCCGACGCAAGCCGGTTGATGGGACTGCCAAACGGGTGGCGGAACTGGAATCCTCTGGCATGTCCAGAATTGACGCCCTTAAGAAATTGGTGCGGGAGCTAAAGACCCCGCCACCTCGACGAACTTAAACGGCGGGGAACATCCCCCGCAAGCTAGCTTGGTTTCGATTTGCACGGCTGTTTGGTTGTTTTAAAGCTTTGCAATGGGTTAAAGCCAAGTGCGCCCCGTGTCCCGCCTCTTGCCGGGATGCGGGGTTTTTTCGTTTAAGGCAGACCCCCCCCTTACCCCCCAGGGGTGTCAAATATTTCTTGGAAAGAAAGTATTTTGGTTCGGGGGGTAGGATGCTTAGCGACCGCAAATTGAGATTCTTTGCGGAAGAACCTAGCAAGGGGGGGTACCCTATTGTAGGTACTTTCTGGCCGAAAGTTTCAATGCGGTCGAAAAAAATCGCGGAATCTCTTGCGACTTTCCACCTCCACGATTGAGTTCCTTTGCGGTGCGGGTTTGGGGGGTGCTGGCGGGGGGTGACTGTAACCTTTGTCCAGTAATGGACATAATGTAAGTAGCGGTGATCGTCGATGGTTAGCTACCTCGGCGATGTAATCAA
Above is a genomic segment from Pirellulales bacterium containing:
- a CDS encoding Gfo/Idh/MocA family oxidoreductase, translated to MSQPSHQSQSRLITPRRDFLKAGSVITAGSVLAGVSTAARFAHAADGSDIKLALIGCGGRGTGAASDMLSTTHPVKLWAMADMFSDRLQGAYNSLSGEFQEKVNVPEDRRFTGFDAYKQAIDSGVDIVILATPPGFRPIHFEHAVKANKHVFMEKPVATDPAGVRKVLAAAAEAKSKKLGVGVGLQRRHQQGYIETISRLQEGAIGDIVCTRVYWNGETPWVNRREDLERQKGGKLTEMEYQLRNWYYFVWICGDHIDEQHIHNLDVSNWLKNAAPVKANGMGGCQVRKGKDYGETFDHHCVEFEYADGTKMFSQCRHIPGCWNSVSEFAHGTAGSCNIGGHDIKSKSGNWHYDQKAAKKGTPGNPYRIEHQDLLDSITSGNPYNEGEYGAMSTMTAILGRMATYSGQELTMDAALNSQIDLMPKEFSLTANPPSMPGPDGMYNIPMPGKTKVV
- a CDS encoding outer membrane beta-barrel protein; its protein translation is MSWSRFRLSAAISLSLLTGTWLGACCAPATAQAAIGEASVGDSEDFAQAGQPPAPLTDAVDEEQPVPFALPGTKRQAQVAPVPSAAAGTISAPTTVAPVNPPAAETNASVDYDPSASSCTDAGCTAAPTCTSEPTCTSEPYCDTCGPSGCELECPEPEDPWRLFGHCCCLKDHGLDIRGWAAGGIFTNFDTPASNFNGPVTFNDRDAEFQLNQLYMIGEKTIDTSESGWDLGGRVDLLYGTDYRYNIARGFSARDNFTSKWESGRFYGLDVPQFYGELGVQDLSVKVGRFYTIIGFQVVTAPDNFFYSIPYTFQYGEPFTHTGALATWTPNEQLSLMAGVTNGWDNFEDVLGHQSLLYGATFTSSDSHDKLAFAMHIGKDETTFGNPDGNLGQRWVYSVVYTRVITDRLSYVAQHDNGRQDNYNNTGEVGHWYGVNQYLFYKINCCWTAGLRAEWFRDDDGFRVAAPGDYAALGMSNNPASAGGWAGNFYDVALGLNWKPTSNLTVRPEIRYDWYDGPDNAGGNEPFEDGADNQQWLAGFDIIYLY
- a CDS encoding formylglycine-generating enzyme family protein gives rise to the protein MSWLLFTSWVGIFSVSAAEVDPQAVPKAIAAAAITTQPVPNPAAEARTAAQMQPYDEPIHGTDVKFKMLPIPGGKFTIGSPENEPGRKADEGPQQEVTIAPFWMGKCEVTWDEYELFAYSMDCTLQKANNIASNPNDQQADALARPTNPYTDMTFGMGKRGYPAISMTHYAARMYCIWLSIKTGRYYRLPTEAEWEYACRAGTTTAYSFGDDPAELDDYAWYVDNSEETYHKVGKKKPNPWGLHDMHGNVSEWCLDQYDADRYRQLTGPAAINPLLPTTKLYPHVSRGGAWTDDPVLLRSAARLASHPDWKDQDPQIPRSVWYHTDAQFSGFRVVRPLTEPTAEEKKALWNLGIDVEAVNAKVQYPCIGMPQKEEEE
- a CDS encoding P-II family nitrogen regulator, with translation MKLILAIIQPSRLEAVKTALTEVEVFRLTIMDVQGFGRQKGHAEVFRGHEISVNLVRKVQLMIAVNDDFVEPTIEAIIKGGRTGKQGEIGDGKIFVLPLEDCIRIRTGERGGEAI
- a CDS encoding Uma2 family endonuclease; this encodes MKTNLVATLDDLAQLSEHQKAELINGELVLMSPTGGMPGYAAGEIFASLREYAKLTRSGHALADNMGFVVNLPHRRSFSPVAAYYVGKLTMNFLVGAPSFAVEVRSDCDYGTEAERAMAEKRADYFAAGTAVVWDVDLLGPETIRVYRASNPYQPTVFYRGDIADAEPALPGWRFAVDELFV